AAGCTTTCTGAACACCTCAAAAGTAGAAAATcttcaaatattcaaatgaagtTGTTTGTTATCCAGTGACATTTTCCATTTGACTTGGTGCCATTTCACAATACACACGTGCAAGCATTTATTAAACATCATCCCTCTGGAGGTCTGTGGTGCAGAATCCTCTGCTGGAAAATACTTCTTTTGTCCCCTGTACATTCCCCTCTCTGGTGGCCTAGCCTCTGATTACCTCTCTCTACAACCCACTGTCACTGACACTTTCCTTTGAAACAGAGCTACAGAGATCAGTGaatggttgccatggaaatgaaACAGCCCAATCATTCTTCTGTTTGATTTATATCTGAAATGCTGTACATTCTTGTTTAAACTGATGGCATTTAGACAAAGCCTTATATGTCACCCATCTCCCTTCAGTGAATGACAGCTTGGTGGTTTACCAGACGACACATGAATCTCTCTGCTAGACATTTCATCTATGCTTGTTACATGAAGgctactgaaaatatatatatttatgttctgAATATTAATCTGACATTTATTATAATCATAACATTAATGATGTTCTGAATATAATATCTAGATATTTATGttctgaataaatacattttttaaaatctaaattctttattaatttaaaaatgaacaattgaCTTAATACAAGTTTTGCATGATTATTACTATTGATTATGCATTTTCAATGTGGTCTCTGGCCCTCTTCTTATATTGAGATGGCAAGAGAGCTATTTgattttttcttccttgtggTTTAAATGTACATGCTTCACTTTAAGAAAGcagatttgtttatttctgagatGACAGATGGGCTaattataatgaattaaaatgtcaggattttttttgcaaagcagTTGACTTGATTACCAGCCTGTCTAGAGTGACTGTAGGGGAATGCGGATGAACTATAACAACAGTATAGTCTACATCATTTCTGAAGCCTGACCTTGGGCAACAAAGGTTGCTATGCATGATAATGAGCTTAGGCAGAGCAGAacccagaaaagaaaaaaaatgacaaacctTATTTTATATTGCTTTCTAAAAGCACTATACTTCACACATATTGAAGTGATTAATCATGTTGTGCAATTATCAAAATTTGCTTAAGGCTATACTACTGCAGCtagtgagaggaagagaataGGAACATGCCCCctaaatacacataaaacaatTCAAAGAGAATGCAGACATGCAAGTATTATGTCCTGATCTTACATTTAATATGGCCCGGCATCTAAACAAAGCATCTAATTTGTTTTGCTTaaaatattgtgtcttttgaTTGGGGAGCTGAGACATTGTTAAATGACTACAGATATACAcatatacgcatgcacacaaccacacacacacacacacccacacacacacacactttactgtGTTAGTTTTATCAGACATTGGCATCCAGTCAATGATGTGTTTACATGTATATTTGTGTCCTCTATTTAAGTATTTATGTGTATAAGCATCTGGAGCTAGATTAGCTAAACTAGATTAACttctaaacacattttcacttaTAATTGCCGATGTCCCATGCCAATTATTTCTGGAGTTActgattattttcttcttcatttaaGAATGAGTGAGCTGAATATCAAAGGCTATTTCAAGAGGATTCAACTGCGCATGTAAGAGCATATAGAAATTTCACCCATTTTAGACTTGTGGATTTGTTGTTCAGCAAtgatgttttctgctgtttgcAGAATGAGGAGAGGAGCATGTGCCTTATTGTGGACTAGTTTGCATAGATATTTGGTCAGTTCTGAGGAACATGTAGTGCATCTCCAAGGGTCTGTTTTTAGAAGTAGCTTGAAATGCTGTTCCAATTTAAAAAGCTGTCAGTTTTATTTAGGCTTTCATTGCCCTTATCTTGATTCCTGCAATTTCTTTTAATGAAACTCAAACATAACAAGTTAGTCAGCAACATCAATCACTCCAATTAAATGGAAGCCACGAGTAGAAACACATGGAAGACAAGAGCAGAAGATTAATGGAAGCACAACAAGAACAAAGTTACTATCATTCTCCTTACATTTTCGCTCTATCCAGAggtaaaataattcaaacaatattacatttatattgcatttaatttccCATAATTATCTAAGATTTTGAAAGTCTTTGTGTTGAGCCAGTCTTATGCAATCAGCTTTCTTGGAATCAATGATCTTCTAAAGTATGGTAGAAGAAAAGGTGAAATTGGCTTGTAGTTACAAAGATTTCCTGAATTGTTTTTACAAAGTCAGTCTCTGGGGAAGGATTGCCTTTGTGGGCAGACTTTAATTTTGTAACCTGGCACCAGCAAAACCTGTCACAAGCCTGTGTTTAACAGGCTCCCATAGTACACTTCTTGCAGATGGCTTCAAACTATTCCATTTGCTTTCACACTGTAAACAATGTCTAGCAGCTGAGACCCTGTTAGAGGCCTGTGATATAACAATGTTAAAGCTTGCTGTGTTGTCAAAAGACTTGTCAAATGCTGCCAAGAGAAAATAGCATTGAAGGGTTGTATTATATATGATTGAACAACATTTGCAGTACTGCGTATATTTTACATGTGGCAAAAAAAGGTTCACAAGATGCTAACACCTTTCAGAGACAGTCTTTTGTCAGtcttattttacattgcatatttaaattaatatcaatAATCTCAGACTTGCTTAAGAGCAGTGCCATATTGCTGGAAGAGGTCTATTTTGGAGGGGTCTAGATTCCTGTTTCTCTGCTCAAATTTACTCTTCCACTCTCATAGCAGCAAAGCTATGATGATGCATCTCTGCTTTATCATACCATACATCTCCATCTGTTTCCAGGTTTCACTTTAGTGAATATGTACAACACACAaattttcagaattaattttaatCAGTCCCACAGCATATAACAATTACCACAAGTAGGGGCTTTATTTTAGCAAATATTACAGATCACTTATTTATCACATATTTAACTGATAGCTATTTCACACTCTTTATCTTCCTTTTCCAAATCTTTCTTAAGACTTTTGCCAGTCATACATCTCATGCAAGTTAGTTTTTTTCCTCAGAGGGAATTACCTAGAAGATATGATCCTGATTAGGTTGTCCTGCCCTCCCTTAATTCACTTGACTGAAAGCAGCATGTGATACTCTGGGGAATCTGAAGATGTAAACAGTGTGGGCCAAGGCCACTGCAAGCCAgcttcagttttaaaaagggCTTCTGCGAGCACCACCTCTTAGAGTTGCCATGCTTTAGAAGAAACCTTATGCATGGCAATGGAATCACTGGTAATATCCCTTATCATTCAGCAGAGTGGGATAATGGAGGAATAAATGGACAAGTCACACATCTATTAACAATTGAAATGGAAGAAAGATCTTAACTAAATGAGTAACATTTCCTGAATGTGTGAAAAGCTGAAATTCCTTGACTTGAAACATGCAGGTGGAAAATATGAGCAAATTTAAGTTGCTTTACTAGATTTTCAGAACTTGTCAGTACATATTAGTTACCAACAGAACATATGAGGATGCATTGTCCCATCATGCTATCTTACAAGCAGACCTGGGTGAAAtacctatttgttttggattcaaatacttttctatacTTTACTGattttgtctggtgtattggaaccaatgaaatactctcaaaaaatgcaaacccctccttctggtcatattggcaggctcaattacaccaagcaagatcaatagagcacagaaaaatatttgaatccaaaacaaatgcgtatttcACCCAGGTCTGCATGAACATAATATTCAATATTACTGCCATGTGgatgttaaattaaaatgagattaCTTGGCAGTAGTTAGATGATGgcagcaagctagctaatgtgTATTGAATCTCAGCCGTAACTAACATGCAACCACTGAAGTGAAAAGATAATATTGTTTCCACATATCTAGCTAACTGACACAACATGAAGTAAATAGTTATGGCTGTAAGGGTGGCACATTGATGGAAGTTTTCCTGATTTACCATTCCCCTAACCTATCATTTGTTAATATTCTGAATAGATTTCTATTTAGTTACTGTACAACATGatgacataaaacaaaattttagaAATTGTGTGCTGTTTAGTTgatgttattttgtattttcataattaaataataatttaattgttgattacatttttaaaaaatcaatgaaaacacTTGCAATGACAAAATGACATGCATCAGAATCACAAAACACAGTACCAATGGAagctgtaaaatgtaatatatttatttattataatcatttattttcatatatatttatttgatgaaattATGCTGAGGGTGTAGTGGAAGGATGTGATTTGATTGCCACCTGACAGAGCTATTTGGGGTGATGTTTTagattaaattcatttcaatACTTGGTTAACATTTTTGTTGCAAATAGTTTTTTCGGTGACCTGACCAGGGTGAATTCTAGCCTCTTGCCCAATGtgtgctgggataggctccagcccccctacgaccctgaccaggtataagcgggttagataatagatggatggatgggtggatggatgggtggacaGATGGATAATATTGTTGATTGCAAATAGTCAGGAATGTGGTTTAGTCAGAGAAGATATTTCCCTTgtttaaaaaaggttaaaaatgtttaaatactgATATGCTGGAGTAGTTTTGTCGTTTTGATCTATCGTGGATATTTTCCTGGAATTGGACCCACAATGTATTCAGCCCTTTGCATAGTCCataaaaaaatgtccaaaacGAAGTCAATGGCATCTTTGTTTCTAACACTTTTATTGGCACCCAGGGTGGAGAACTAACCACCCGTGTTTTGTGCATGCACAATATTgcacattaacatttatttcacttccttttaaaaatactttccaAACATTAAGTTACAGAAGTACAATACgtaacatttcttttaaattaaaaaaatatgttttacatttttgaatgcaGTACCAAAACCTTTGCTGTGCTGTTCCCTCGTGTCAGGTGCTGAGATCTGTACATGTCCCACTATGAATCTCACACAAATACTTTTCAGTGTAACTTTCTGTGACGGTATCTCGCAGCCTTTTCCTTGGCTGCATTGATGCAAGGGTTGTGCTTGTTGCTTTGCAAATGGTTCCAGTACTTAATTAGTTCATTAGGCTGAAACTGGTGCGAGGTAATCAGGTGGCTGTATTTACAGCTGGAGTAGGACACGCGCCAATGGTTGAACACAAATTCATTTGGTGGTGGCACAGGGTCGATGCGTAGCTTGGCCAGGCAGATGCCCACATACACGTCCTCCAAGTGCAGACGGCGTATACTCAAAGAGGCTTTATATATCTTCTCAGCTAGGTCTCCCGAGAACACGTATCCGGTTCCAGAGCAAAATATGGGGTATCGCTCACTGGGGTACATTTCAGGTGGCATGTACCATTTACTCTCCTTGTTTCGGTTTGGAGCATAACCTCTCATTAGATAGCCTGTGAAATAGTTCTGTCTGGGTGGCAGGTCTGGCTTGAGCAATTTCTGAATGAGATATTCTGTATTCACAAACATGTCACTGTCTGTCTTCATGatgtaatgagcatgtggacagtgttTAGCTACCCAATTCATTCccattaatgttttaatagttAGGTTGTAGTAGGTGTCCTGGTACTCTTGCTGAATGATGTCATGGTGGAGCTGACTCTCCTTTTTAATGGAACGCTGCTGATAACCATTGCTATCCTTCCCCAGGCCCAGCAGAAACAGTCGAACAAAGCCCAGCTTGCCAGCCACACTGTCATTCCCCCAGGTTTGCCTAATAGCATTCCTAGCATCTACCTGATGGGGCTCTGCTGCAATCAACAGTATAAGAAAGGGACTGCTGTTTTGACATATGTGAGGTTCATTGATGAGGTAGCGGTAAGGCTGTGGGACTGGTTGCCCATTCACCCCCATTTCCAGGTACAGGCTGTTGTTAGTGCTTAAGGAGTTCTCCAGCCCCGTCACCCCCTGTAAGGACACCTCCTTAGAGCTGTGAGTTGGTTTGGGGTTTGAGCTAGAGTTGGTTTGGGGTTTGGAAGCCGAATGGAGAACCTCCTTCCAAATGTTCCTTattgtgctctgattggtctcACCCTTTGCGGAGCGAAAACCCCGCACAGTGTAGGCCACAGGGTTTTCCCTCAGCCCTGTCCTGCTGGGAAGCCAGTCCTGGTGGCTGCAGAAtagaaaaacagcaaacaggaaGGCGAGGGAGAGGAGCCCGGCCATGTGAGTGCGGAACAGGGAGCGCTTGACATTCCAGGTCATCTTTATCAGGCAGCAGTGTCGCCTTCTCCACTGCATGATGCAGATAATAAACTGCTGTGAAGCGCGGTGGTCACATTCAATCAAGCCAAGCATGTGTTGTGAACAGCCAGTGGGTTATCAGAGCTGGCAGATTGGTGGCTACAAGGATGATGACATGTTTTTCCTGTGAGCCTCTCGGATGGGATTTTCGGACTGTCCTGCAGGACAAGTGATCATGCCATGGGGCAGTACAGCTGACAGGAGAGTTGCTCCTCAAATGTTGTATATTGATGTTATCTGAAAAATAGAGagaacaaatttatttatttttcctggacAGACATCGTATGTTAGTTTATGCTTTATTCACCGTATATCCAATTTTATGTTACTGGCCTAATATGTATTGTGTTTCTCTCCACTAACTGGTAGAAAAAGTCAGATGATTTGTAAAAGTTTTCTTAATTGTTAATTGCAACTCAGTGCTGGTGTAAATTCTGGCTCCAACGACAAGGCAGTCAAGTAGCCCTGGGCTACTCTCATGGTCTCCTGCTATGATCACCTACTCTGCTCCCACACCAAAGGAGAAAATTCATCTGTCAAAATGAATTTTCGGGGTTCAGCAAACTGACCAATCCAAGTCAACAGCCAGTGATAACCGTCTTCACCCATTGCTCACCTTCAAACTTACACTTATTAATCAAGTTTTTGTTAAAAGTTTTCTTGATGGCAATTGCCTCCTTTTATCACAGCtttcctgcattgacattctttATCATTTGTTATTGATCAGTTGGTAGAAACCCTCTCATCATCATAAGATAGATGATGTGATGATACACTGTATTAAGCAGGGGATTGTAAGTACTCCCTGTCTTCATCAGATTTCTTATTTCCTGAGGCATTTGCTTGTTATTCACAAAGGATGAATCATGGCATGCTAACCTTTTCAACAAAAAGGGCTTGTACAGCTTCAGCAATCACAGAAGATAGGAAGGAGTCTTTCTATACCATGTTTTAAAGGTTAACAAATTCCAGGTCAGGGTTCTGAGTGATGTTTTGatggtttttttgtgtcttttttaataGACTTTGGCTAAAAACTTTGTGTGCTataaattatattgtttatCATGTCAGGTTTTTGAGATGAACATGTTTGATGACTTAACTTAACCAGAAGAAAAATGATCATTGGCCTTAACTTGTATTATCATGCCAATATATTAAATACCCAGCGATACACAGCACTACTAAGCTGACATGCACTACTTGTAGTCCACTTCATTATCAAGCATGAACTGTGCTAAGATAAAATAGATCATtgttatttgtattgttttaggATGGCATACATGTACAGGTGTGCCTCATACATGCACTCATCCATTTGTTGAGAatgtaatgaagaaaaattaatCTGACTGTGTCGCATTCCCCTACGGTTCGGTAGTGCATTGTCTGTGCTCTTTTCACCACTGTACTCACAAATGTGCGTTGTCAGGTATAGTGAGTGGTTTGCACATGACTATGGTATCCTTTTGATTTTACTTTCTTTATATCATTAGTGTTTCTCTTTTACTTCATAAAATACCACTGGAGTCAGAAAGGGAAACAAGTGTGTAACAGAATTGCAGAGAGAAAtcaaaacatacagtattataTGTAGGGATCTGAATGCAATGTGGCTGTGACACAGTAAAAGCAATGCTTTCTGCAAcaacatcataaaaaatgaGCACATTGTCAGTACactaaatatatatgtgtgtgtgcgtatgtgcatgcaaTTAGTGAAGATAAAGGTCTTTATCTTACATATTACTTCCACAAGCATAAagtattttgaatgtgtgccaCTTAGCTTTGTTGTCAGACTGTGTTGTTCATACAAGTtcccaaataaacaaatagtaAAATGCCCTGGGAATCTTACCTTTAAAATTGAACGTAATCAACAAACTATACCAGGCCTCATTACTGGAATGAACAAGCACTTTGTTATTAATAAGCATGGCTGGATATTCTGATGTTTCACTCATCAAGTACAAGCCTTGTTTGTCCTTGCCAACTGGAAATCTGGATGGTGGGGGCCACAAGTGCAGGCAAGTTGACTACTATCCCTGGAcaggtctgtgtgtacatgcttgaGTGTTCATGATGGGTCTAATGTAAGCTGAAATCACCTCTGCCTGGAAACCAATTCATACAGATATTAATCGTATATCTGCCAATGACAGTTATGTgaacaatattttacataacTAAACACTTCTCttccccccaacaccaccacacacacacacacgcaccccacaTGCACTTTTAGCACTGTAGATAAGAGCACTGGTAAATAGATGtcataaataggctacattagcccatttatttttggagttcGATCACAGTTTCAGGATCAGCTTCCATTAAAAATTTCATTTGGATTAAGTGGTTAAAAATGGATTATCCATAAATCGATAATCACACAGACTGATTGAGCCAGTAGAAATATCCTAAATAGTAGAAATATGCTTTGCTTACGTTCCAGCTATTTTGTCTCTAGCTGTGAGGCTGTTCACCTGTCTACATTGATGTACGTTATGTGCAGTAAATATGAGATTCTGGGATCTGGGCTGGATCAATTGAGGTCCTGCTTGGCCCCTATAATTGTCATGcgctttttttaaagatctctgGTAACAAGGAAAGCGAACACAAGTGAAGATATCACAGTGCTAATAAGACATACCTCTTTATGCAGTGCCCCATTTGAGAGCATGGGGGCTGTTGCTCTCTCTTGACACTCATGGCACACCATAATTTCCACCACAAAAAGCTGCAAAAATGTCCCTTTTCTCTCCTTAATCATGTGTGCATCCTCTGCACTCTTTATTTCCTGGAAATGAGTCCATCCATCTGTTACATTCAGAGTCCTGCTATAATTTCCACTGCCTTAACAAGCCTGCACTCcgacacccccaccaccctgccTCCCCCAGCTCTGTGTTCCCCTCACGGTAATGATCTCTGTTTTTCCTGGTCTGCTGTCCCAGTGCTCCTGGATTCCTGTGCTCTGGTTTCTGCAGTTGGAAAGAAATGACAACTGCTCTTCCTCcacctttctttctcttgcttCTTCCTCTCACAGACCTGTTCTCCCAATTCAGTGGTCACTTCAGTGCACGGACAGCGCTGCTGAGGAAATCCAGCGAGAGTTCAGCTGtgctacagaaaaaaagcagcatCCTTTCCTCTGTGTTGTTAGGGGCAGTGTTGCGCTGAGCAGTGGTTGGCTATATGACAACACGCTCTGGTCTGAGGAGTGGAATGATTCCTGCCACCTCTGCTCTGGGGAGGCAGCTGCTTAAATGTGGACTCTGACAGACGCCGTTACAGTGACAGAGCACCCAGACGTCACTGCTTACTAAGCAGGGCTTCTCACGTGACCAATTCATattcccctcccacccctcctcagCAGAAGAAAGGATTTAAATATGTGGGCACAATTGCAGAGGAGGGGATCTTTTTTGTTCCTCTAGCGGCAATAGTTCCTCTGCCTTAAAACAGTTTCCAGCTCTGGTCTGTTTGCTACTGGAGGGATATCAAATTATCTCTGGTTTATTTGGGAATTTTCTCTACTCTTGTAGCCtctcattatttttatatagtgGCTGGTGTATTTCTTACTGTGACCACTGAACAGATCTCAAAACACGGTTGACAGCAAAAGGGCATTTTGTATGAAATGCATCATGTTTTCtatgtttgtgtttcagtgaacAGGATTCACCTGATAGAAATTGCCGTTCAAAAGTACTTTGTTGTTAGATTAATGAAATCCATATGCAGCATTGTCACACTGATTTATGAGTCGGAGGATGAGTCCCAGTGTTCATATCCACTGGCCCCATTTATATAaagctcttttttttgcaactgaAACTAGGACCAATGTGCCctgttttggtttaaaaaaaatgttctagttacattttgaatgaacaagCTATCCTCAGACATGGGATGCAGCTAGACTAAGTGcatctataaaaataaagataggATGATGCTGACCCACTAGCTGAGTGGATGAGTGATGCTGAATGAATGTATGTGGTGGCTGGGACTGCACTCTTTCATattctgcagtgaaaataaatttaccATGtcttatatacagtactgtgcaaaagtcttaggcactctagatttttaaatataatatatagtatatatttggtattagatgtttatttttttgttttccgcattagtgtgtcagtagaaaagagcaaatttaagatttccaaacatgaattttccaaaaaatgaaattttaccgatactttatttaacaaaatacaaaaatgtaatattttaagtaatagactacttttcagataaaaaacttgatcaagggtctttgggattacctggagagccagaagcaagcgaaacagccaaaatctgcagaagaactgtggcatgttctccaaaatgcttggaacaacctaccggccgattttcttataaaactgccggacagtgtacctaagagaattgatgtagttttaaaggcgaagggtggtcacaccaaacattgattttatttagtttttaactatttactgctctttatataattttttcgatatttataacctttcattttattatttttgaaagcatcttagctgtacagccttttgcacagtactgtatattataaAATCTGTAGCAGCCATGTTTTCCCCAAAGCTGGTAATGTTTGATGTTATAGCTTCATTTGTTAGCTATTTGTTCATAATACTGTAACTAAGGCTTATTTTGGACTCAACTCAGAATATTCATTATTTCCAATGTCTGAATTCCAAAAGGCAGagcataataaaaatgcaacgt
This is a stretch of genomic DNA from Anguilla rostrata isolate EN2019 chromosome 4, ASM1855537v3, whole genome shotgun sequence. It encodes these proteins:
- the b3galt2 gene encoding beta-1,3-galactosyltransferase 2 → MLGLIECDHRASQQFIICIMQWRRRHCCLIKMTWNVKRSLFRTHMAGLLSLAFLFAVFLFCSHQDWLPSRTGLRENPVAYTVRGFRSAKGETNQSTIRNIWKEVLHSASKPQTNSSSNPKPTHSSKEVSLQGVTGLENSLSTNNSLYLEMGVNGQPVPQPYRYLINEPHICQNSSPFLILLIAAEPHQVDARNAIRQTWGNDSVAGKLGFVRLFLLGLGKDSNGYQQRSIKKESQLHHDIIQQEYQDTYYNLTIKTLMGMNWVAKHCPHAHYIMKTDSDMFVNTEYLIQKLLKPDLPPRQNYFTGYLMRGYAPNRNKESKWYMPPEMYPSERYPIFCSGTGYVFSGDLAEKIYKASLSIRRLHLEDVYVGICLAKLRIDPVPPPNEFVFNHWRVSYSSCKYSHLITSHQFQPNELIKYWNHLQSNKHNPCINAAKEKAARYRHRKLH